In Miniphocaeibacter halophilus, the following proteins share a genomic window:
- a CDS encoding regulatory protein RecX, with protein MIIKEINFNDHKDQFDIILENKKIFHANYKLYNELNLYRGKELSSDDLKQLIEYDNFTNLLSISINFISYRIRTEKEIVNRLKKEKATEVEIENIVSYLKNLNMIDDLSFTKVFYNNKSQVNKWSSKKIKYELYLKGISNEVFDNVIEDTYETDFNNAVHIIKKKYNIWKNKYDKYKLKNKIYSTLSQKGFSYDIITAVIEEFHD; from the coding sequence ATGATTATAAAAGAAATAAACTTTAACGATCATAAAGATCAGTTTGATATAATTTTAGAAAACAAAAAAATATTTCATGCTAATTATAAACTATACAATGAGTTAAATTTATACAGAGGAAAGGAGCTTTCCTCTGACGATTTAAAACAATTAATAGAATATGATAATTTTACTAATTTATTATCAATATCCATTAATTTTATTAGCTATAGAATAAGAACAGAAAAAGAAATTGTCAATAGACTAAAAAAAGAAAAGGCAACAGAAGTAGAAATTGAAAATATTGTTTCTTATTTGAAAAATTTAAATATGATTGATGATCTTTCTTTTACAAAAGTATTCTACAACAATAAATCACAAGTTAATAAATGGAGTTCTAAAAAAATAAAATATGAATTATATTTAAAAGGTATTTCAAATGAAGTTTTTGACAATGTCATTGAAGATACTTATGAAACAGATTTTAATAATGCTGTTCATATAATTAAGAAAAAATATAATATATGGAAAAACAAGTATGATAAATATAAATTAAAAAATAAAATTTACTCCACTTTATCTCAAAAGGGGTTTTCATATGATATTATCACTGCTGTAATCGAGGAATTTCATGATTAA
- a CDS encoding Fur family transcriptional regulator, whose translation MDLNNLKTILTENGYKVTKQREVIFQALLENNESHLSPEELHEIVSKIDKDIGIATVYRTLLLFEELNIVYKLDFDDNRYRYELASEGEKHQHHHLICTNCSKVEEVKYDLLENIEEDIEKTYKFKIQNHVLKFFGLCSECQSKEIEQGDLNGTKKTK comes from the coding sequence ATGGATTTAAATAATTTGAAAACAATATTAACAGAAAATGGTTATAAAGTAACAAAACAAAGAGAAGTTATTTTTCAAGCCCTGTTAGAAAATAATGAATCCCACTTAAGTCCTGAGGAACTACATGAAATAGTTAGTAAAATAGATAAAGACATAGGAATAGCAACAGTTTATAGAACTTTATTGTTATTTGAAGAACTAAATATAGTTTATAAATTGGATTTTGATGATAATAGATATAGATACGAACTTGCTTCAGAAGGAGAAAAGCATCAACATCATCATTTAATTTGTACAAATTGTAGTAAGGTTGAAGAAGTGAAATATGATTTATTAGAAAATATAGAAGAAGATATAGAAAAAACTTATAAATTTAAAATTCAAAATCATGTTTTGAAATTTTTTGGACTGTGCTCCGAATGTCAATCTAAAGAAATTGAACAAGGAGATTTAAATGGCACCAAAAAAACAAAATAA
- a CDS encoding DUF1292 domain-containing protein produces the protein MEIIELYDESGNLHKYELLDTFGMDDNDYAALLTVNQEDNTIYIFRIKKSNHGEIILEGIDDEQELKDAVEIYEKLKGETIQ, from the coding sequence ATGGAAATTATAGAACTTTATGATGAGTCAGGTAACTTGCATAAATATGAACTATTAGATACTTTTGGAATGGACGATAATGATTATGCTGCTCTTTTAACAGTTAATCAAGAAGACAATACAATATATATTTTTAGAATAAAAAAAAGTAATCATGGAGAAATAATTTTAGAAGGAATAGATGACGAGCAGGAACTGAAAGATGCTGTAGAAATATACGAGAAATTAAAAGGAGAAACAATTCAGTAG
- a CDS encoding DegV family protein, producing MKINIVTDTTATLPLEFIDKENINVFPIYYTFEGEEYQEPDPTRYDIFYEKLVGSKNFPTTSQPPFGLLIKVFKKALEDNPDAVIVMPISEKLSGTYDSCLLAKDMIGDDRIHIINVKTTTLNLKRMVEYLVELRKLDLPVEEIINRLYLHRKHQEVYFIPETLEYLKRGGRLSKVSATVGDVLSIKPIISVLEDGSLGLVDKARGYNKAIGKIVSFVPEDIKYMAIAYVYKKDKAYKLYEEMREKYPHINVVIEEVSPAIGSHIGPGTVGLLFGTYLNLNV from the coding sequence ATGAAAATTAATATAGTTACAGATACAACAGCTACTTTACCATTAGAATTTATTGATAAAGAAAATATAAATGTATTTCCAATTTATTATACTTTTGAAGGAGAGGAGTACCAAGAACCAGATCCAACTCGATATGATATTTTTTATGAAAAATTAGTAGGAAGTAAAAATTTTCCAACTACATCTCAACCGCCCTTTGGATTGTTAATAAAGGTGTTTAAAAAAGCATTAGAGGATAATCCTGATGCAGTTATAGTAATGCCTATTTCAGAAAAATTAAGTGGAACTTATGATTCCTGTCTGTTAGCTAAAGATATGATAGGTGATGACAGAATTCATATTATTAATGTAAAAACCACTACTTTAAATTTAAAAAGGATGGTTGAATACTTAGTTGAATTAAGAAAACTCGACTTACCAGTTGAAGAAATAATAAATAGATTATATCTCCATAGAAAACATCAGGAAGTATACTTTATTCCTGAAACCTTAGAATATCTAAAAAGAGGAGGGAGACTTTCTAAAGTTTCTGCTACTGTAGGGGATGTTTTAAGTATAAAACCCATTATTTCAGTCCTAGAAGATGGTTCTTTAGGACTGGTAGATAAAGCCAGAGGATATAACAAAGCAATAGGAAAAATAGTCTCATTTGTACCAGAAGATATAAAATATATGGCTATAGCGTATGTCTATAAAAAGGATAAGGCCTATAAACTATATGAAGAAATGAGAGAAAAATATCCACATATTAATGTTGTAATAGAAGAGGTGTCGCCTGCCATCGGTTCACATATTGGACCTGGAACGGTAGGACTGTTATTTGGAACATATTTAAATTTAAATGTATAA
- a CDS encoding aldo/keto reductase: MKYSELGNTGIITSNICFGSLTMTPFQSNLTVKEGAYLIEYAFDRGINFIDTAQLYNNYNYIREALKGFSRNDLIISTKSYAWNRRLAEEALEEALKELSTDYIDIFLLHEQESELTIKGHYEALEFFKEAKKRGYIRALGLSTHRISGVLGANKYPELELIHPILNKNGLGIGDGNVKEMIKALKESKKLGKGIYSMKPLGGGHLIKDIKESFNFLNELDFIDSIAVGMQSIEEIDCNISLINEGIYPEELKEKLSLKQRKLIVEEYCTGCGNCVKRCNQDALKISNGISTVDYNKCVLCGYCATVCPDFYIKVV, encoded by the coding sequence ATGAAATATAGTGAATTAGGGAATACAGGTATTATTACTTCAAATATTTGTTTTGGAAGCTTGACTATGACACCCTTTCAAAGTAATTTAACTGTAAAAGAAGGGGCATACTTAATAGAGTATGCTTTTGATAGAGGTATTAATTTCATAGATACAGCTCAATTGTACAATAATTATAATTATATAAGAGAAGCTTTAAAAGGATTTAGTAGAAATGATTTAATCATCTCTACTAAATCTTATGCGTGGAATAGAAGATTAGCAGAAGAAGCCTTAGAAGAAGCCTTAAAAGAATTAAGTACAGATTATATAGATATTTTTTTGCTTCATGAACAAGAATCGGAATTAACAATAAAGGGACATTATGAAGCTTTAGAATTCTTTAAGGAGGCAAAAAAAAGAGGATATATAAGAGCTTTAGGTTTATCAACCCATAGAATAAGTGGAGTTTTAGGTGCTAATAAGTACCCTGAATTAGAATTAATTCATCCAATTTTAAATAAAAATGGACTTGGTATCGGAGATGGCAATGTTAAAGAAATGATTAAAGCCTTAAAAGAATCTAAAAAACTTGGGAAGGGCATTTATAGTATGAAACCGTTAGGTGGAGGTCATTTAATAAAGGATATAAAAGAATCATTTAATTTTTTAAATGAGCTTGATTTTATTGATTCTATTGCTGTTGGTATGCAGAGTATTGAAGAAATTGACTGCAATATATCTTTAATTAATGAAGGGATTTATCCTGAAGAATTAAAAGAGAAGCTATCATTAAAACAAAGAAAACTTATAGTTGAAGAATATTGCACCGGTTGTGGAAATTGTGTGAAAAGATGTAATCAAGATGCGTTAAAGATTTCAAATGGAATTTCAACTGTTGATTACAATAAATGTGTTTTATGTGGATACTGTGCTACCGTTTGTCCGGATTTTTATATAAAGGTGGTTTAA
- the leuS gene encoding leucine--tRNA ligase translates to MENYNPNAIEKKWQKHWDDFKPFKTEIDKNKEKFYALIEFPYPSGEGLHVGHPRPYTALDIVSRKRRLQGYNVLYPMGWDAFGLPAENYAIKNKIHPAIITEKNIQRFKAQLKSIGLSFDWDREINTTDPNYYKWTQWIFIKMFEKGLAYKKEMPINWCPSCKVGLANEEVVGGNCERCGTEVVHKVKNQWMLKITEYANRLIDDLDEVDYPDKIKSQQINWIGRSYGCELNFSIKDSEEKIKVYTTRPDTIFGATYMVVAVEHPIIENLKDQITNLDEVINYKKEVLKKSEFERTELNKDKTGVELKGIKGINPLTGKEIPIYISDYVLMTYGTGAIMAVPAHDTRDYDFAKKFNLDIVEVVSGGDISKEAYTNTENGILINSGFLNGLEVEDAKKKIIEYIEKNNLGHKKTNFKLRDWIFSRQRYWGEPIPLVYCDDCGWVAVPEEELPVKLPDVKEYEPTDDGESPLAKIESFVNTTCPKCGKKAKRETDTMPQWAGSSWYYMRYMDPHNNNELASRESIDYYGPVDWYNGGMEHTTLHLLYSRFWHKFLYDIGVANTKEPYMKRTSHGMILGDNGEKMSKSRGNVINPDDIIRDFGADTLRTYEMFIGDFEKSVPWSENGVKGCRKFLDRVWKLQDIVVDEGEYSKELESSIHKTIKKVSNDFETLKFNTGIAQLMTLLNDFLANGKISKKDLSTFLILLNPVAPHITEEIWERFKFKGHIYEQQWPEYDEEKTKDEVINLPIQVNGKLRANIEISIDEEEESIFSKAISNESIKKYVEGKDIIKKIYVNGKIYNIVVK, encoded by the coding sequence ATGGAAAATTACAATCCTAATGCCATAGAAAAAAAATGGCAAAAACATTGGGATGATTTTAAACCATTTAAAACTGAAATTGATAAAAACAAAGAGAAATTTTATGCTTTAATAGAATTTCCTTATCCATCAGGAGAGGGACTTCATGTGGGCCATCCTAGACCATATACAGCCTTAGATATTGTATCTAGGAAAAGAAGATTGCAAGGATATAATGTATTATATCCAATGGGATGGGATGCCTTTGGATTACCGGCAGAAAATTATGCTATAAAAAATAAAATTCATCCTGCAATAATTACTGAAAAAAATATACAAAGATTTAAAGCTCAATTAAAATCGATAGGATTATCTTTTGATTGGGATAGAGAAATAAATACAACAGATCCAAATTATTACAAATGGACACAATGGATCTTTATAAAAATGTTTGAAAAAGGATTAGCTTATAAAAAAGAAATGCCTATTAATTGGTGTCCATCTTGTAAAGTTGGATTAGCTAATGAAGAAGTAGTTGGTGGAAATTGTGAACGTTGTGGCACAGAAGTTGTTCATAAAGTAAAAAACCAATGGATGTTAAAAATAACTGAATATGCAAATAGATTAATTGATGATTTAGATGAAGTAGATTATCCGGACAAAATAAAATCTCAACAAATTAATTGGATAGGAAGATCCTATGGTTGCGAATTAAATTTTTCTATAAAGGACTCTGAAGAAAAAATTAAAGTTTATACAACAAGACCAGATACGATTTTTGGAGCAACATACATGGTTGTAGCTGTTGAACATCCAATAATAGAAAATTTAAAGGATCAAATTACAAATTTAGATGAAGTGATCAATTATAAAAAAGAAGTATTAAAAAAATCTGAATTTGAAAGAACTGAATTAAATAAAGATAAAACAGGAGTAGAGTTAAAGGGAATTAAGGGGATAAATCCATTAACAGGAAAAGAAATTCCAATTTATATTTCAGACTATGTTTTAATGACTTATGGTACAGGTGCTATTATGGCAGTACCAGCTCATGATACAAGGGATTATGATTTTGCAAAGAAATTCAACCTAGATATTGTTGAAGTTGTTTCTGGAGGAGATATTTCAAAAGAAGCGTATACCAATACAGAAAATGGCATTTTAATAAATTCTGGATTTTTAAATGGTCTTGAAGTAGAGGATGCTAAAAAGAAAATTATAGAATATATTGAAAAAAACAATTTAGGACATAAAAAAACGAACTTTAAACTTAGAGATTGGATTTTTTCAAGACAAAGATACTGGGGAGAACCAATTCCATTAGTGTATTGTGATGATTGTGGTTGGGTTGCTGTACCTGAAGAGGAACTACCAGTTAAATTACCTGATGTAAAAGAATATGAGCCTACAGATGATGGAGAATCACCACTGGCTAAAATTGAATCCTTTGTTAATACTACTTGTCCAAAATGTGGTAAAAAGGCAAAAAGAGAAACAGATACTATGCCTCAATGGGCAGGTTCTTCATGGTATTATATGAGGTATATGGATCCACACAACAATAATGAATTAGCCAGCAGGGAGAGTATAGACTATTATGGCCCTGTTGATTGGTATAATGGTGGAATGGAACATACAACTCTTCACCTATTATATTCTAGATTTTGGCATAAATTTTTATACGATATTGGTGTTGCAAATACCAAAGAACCATATATGAAAAGAACAAGCCATGGTATGATTTTAGGAGATAATGGTGAAAAAATGTCTAAATCTAGAGGAAATGTTATTAATCCAGATGATATTATTAGAGATTTTGGCGCAGATACATTAAGAACATATGAAATGTTTATAGGAGATTTTGAAAAATCTGTTCCTTGGTCAGAAAATGGAGTAAAGGGTTGCAGAAAGTTTTTAGATAGAGTTTGGAAATTGCAAGATATTGTAGTTGATGAAGGAGAATATTCAAAAGAATTAGAATCCTCAATTCATAAAACAATTAAAAAAGTGTCAAATGATTTTGAAACATTAAAATTCAATACTGGAATAGCCCAGTTGATGACTTTATTAAATGATTTTTTAGCTAATGGTAAAATTTCCAAAAAAGATTTAAGTACATTTTTAATATTACTAAATCCAGTAGCACCTCATATTACAGAAGAAATTTGGGAAAGATTTAAATTTAAAGGTCATATTTATGAACAACAATGGCCAGAGTATGATGAAGAAAAGACAAAAGATGAGGTAATTAATCTACCAATTCAAGTAAATGGTAAATTAAGAGCAAATATAGAAATTTCCATAGATGAGGAAGAGGAAAGTATTTTCAGTAAAGCTATTTCTAATGAATCAATAAAGAAATACGTAGAAGGAAAAGACATAATTAAGAAAATTTATGTAAATGGTAAAATATACAATATAGTGGTAAAATAG
- a CDS encoding GIY-YIG nuclease family protein — translation MINYVYILRCKDGSLYTGWTTNLNKRIETHNKGLGAKYTRGRIPVELVYFESFDNKSEALKREIKIKKLTKQEKLKLILKKEN, via the coding sequence ATGATTAATTATGTATATATCCTTAGGTGTAAAGATGGTTCTCTATATACTGGTTGGACAACTAATTTAAATAAAAGAATTGAAACCCACAATAAAGGACTAGGGGCTAAATATACTAGAGGGCGAATTCCTGTAGAGTTAGTTTATTTCGAATCTTTTGACAATAAAAGTGAAGCTTTAAAAAGAGAAATTAAAATAAAAAAATTAACCAAACAAGAAAAACTTAAACTAATATTAAAAAAGGAGAATTAA
- the asnA gene encoding aspartate--ammonia ligase translates to MYNLVIPKNYKSDLNLLETQKAIKLIKDFFESRLASTLNLTRVSAPLFVESNLGINDNLTGVEKPVSFYVNQECGKTQLEIVQSLAKWKRNALKEYNIPIGSGIYADMNAIRASETCDNTHSYYVDQWDWEKTIDDKDRTEIFLIQTVRTIYQVLLDTQVMLKKHYPKYNPVLRDTISIVTSQDLENKYPSLSPEEREKQYCKKYGSMFLMKIGNKLNSGKPHDVRSPDYDDWNLNGDIIVWNPILNDALELSSMGIRVNSEVLKKQLEISDNLNRLNFEFHKNLIANNYPQAIGGGIGQSRLCMLFLQKAHIGEVQASAWPKEMIEECKKNNINLL, encoded by the coding sequence ATGTATAATCTTGTAATTCCCAAAAATTATAAGTCTGATTTAAACTTATTAGAAACACAAAAAGCTATAAAATTAATAAAAGATTTTTTCGAGTCCAGACTTGCTAGTACTTTAAATTTAACTAGGGTTTCAGCGCCTCTATTTGTCGAGTCTAACCTTGGTATAAACGATAATTTAACTGGTGTTGAAAAACCTGTAAGTTTTTATGTTAATCAAGAATGTGGAAAAACTCAATTAGAAATTGTTCAATCACTGGCTAAATGGAAACGAAATGCTCTAAAAGAATATAATATTCCAATAGGCAGTGGTATATATGCAGATATGAATGCAATAAGAGCTTCTGAAACCTGTGATAATACTCACTCTTACTATGTTGATCAATGGGATTGGGAAAAAACTATAGATGATAAAGATCGAACAGAAATTTTTTTAATTCAAACCGTTAGAACCATATATCAAGTTTTATTGGATACTCAGGTTATGTTGAAAAAACACTATCCTAAATATAATCCGGTTTTACGTGATACTATTAGTATAGTTACAAGCCAAGATTTAGAAAATAAGTACCCGAGCCTATCTCCAGAGGAAAGAGAAAAACAATATTGCAAAAAATATGGCTCAATGTTTTTAATGAAAATTGGAAACAAACTTAACTCTGGAAAACCTCACGATGTTAGATCTCCAGATTATGACGATTGGAATTTAAATGGAGACATTATAGTTTGGAATCCAATTTTAAATGATGCTCTTGAATTATCCTCTATGGGAATAAGGGTAAACTCTGAAGTATTAAAAAAACAATTGGAAATATCAGATAATCTTAACAGATTAAATTTTGAATTTCATAAAAATTTAATTGCAAATAACTATCCACAAGCTATAGGTGGAGGAATTGGTCAATCAAGACTATGTATGCTTTTTTTGCAAAAAGCACATATTGGAGAAGTTCAGGCTAGTGCATGGCCAAAAGAAATGATAGAAGAATGTAAAAAAAACAATATAAATTTATTATAA
- the ruvX gene encoding Holliday junction resolvase RuvX, translated as MERYMGLDIGDKTIGVAISDPFFITAQGYKTIFRTNDKDDIKELLSIIKENNIIKIIVGLPKNMNNTIGPQAEKVYKFCNKLKNSISIEIIFQDERLTTVSAERTLIEGNVRRKKRKKLIDMVAATYILQAYLDMY; from the coding sequence ATGGAAAGATATATGGGTTTAGACATAGGTGATAAAACAATAGGTGTTGCAATAAGCGATCCTTTCTTTATTACCGCTCAAGGTTACAAAACGATTTTTAGAACAAACGACAAAGATGATATTAAGGAACTCTTAAGCATTATTAAAGAGAATAATATAATTAAAATAATAGTTGGATTACCTAAAAATATGAATAACACAATAGGTCCTCAAGCTGAAAAAGTTTATAAATTTTGTAATAAATTGAAAAATAGCATTTCTATAGAGATAATTTTTCAAGACGAAAGATTAACAACAGTTTCTGCAGAAAGAACATTAATAGAAGGAAATGTAAGAAGAAAAAAACGTAAGAAATTAATTGATATGGTTGCAGCAACTTATATTCTTCAAGCATATTTAGATATGTATTAG
- a CDS encoding DegV family protein has protein sequence MALKVIVDSGSDIPEELVEKYDLIMLPLTVISGDKEYSDGVDITSKELTDRMKQGEVFTTSQVTYDQFYNKFKEEIEKGNEIVYIALSAGISGCYNSGVLAMNDILKEYPEASIDVINSNCASLGIGLVAIRAAILVKNGFDSKYIVDKIKFLADNVEHYFTVDDMQYLYRGGRVTATQKILGGMLNIKPMLTVDKGNGKLIPIDKGRGLKQVYRKIISKIKEDIADNNLFKTQTMAIVHSDFLENALELKNMISNELGAENIIVGNIGSTISAHTGPGCIAVFINKKEIGDEIDVFEN, from the coding sequence ATGGCATTAAAAGTAATTGTAGATTCAGGTAGTGATATACCGGAAGAACTAGTAGAAAAGTATGATTTAATTATGCTTCCACTAACGGTTATTTCTGGAGATAAGGAATATAGTGATGGAGTTGATATTACTTCAAAAGAATTGACTGATAGGATGAAACAAGGAGAGGTTTTCACTACATCTCAAGTAACATATGATCAGTTTTATAATAAATTTAAAGAAGAAATAGAAAAAGGAAATGAAATTGTATATATTGCTCTATCAGCTGGTATATCCGGTTGTTATAATTCAGGTGTTTTAGCTATGAATGATATTCTTAAAGAATATCCAGAAGCATCAATTGATGTAATAAATAGTAATTGTGCATCGTTGGGAATTGGACTTGTTGCGATTAGAGCAGCAATATTAGTAAAAAATGGCTTTGATTCAAAATATATAGTGGATAAAATTAAATTTTTAGCTGATAATGTAGAACATTATTTTACAGTTGATGATATGCAATATTTATATAGAGGTGGCAGAGTCACAGCCACACAAAAGATATTAGGCGGAATGTTAAATATTAAGCCTATGCTAACAGTGGATAAGGGTAATGGTAAATTGATTCCAATAGACAAGGGAAGAGGCTTAAAACAGGTTTATAGGAAAATAATATCCAAAATAAAAGAGGATATTGCAGATAATAATTTATTTAAAACTCAAACAATGGCCATAGTTCATTCTGACTTTTTAGAAAATGCATTAGAATTAAAAAACATGATATCAAATGAGCTGGGAGCAGAGAATATAATAGTTGGAAATATTGGATCAACTATATCAGCACATACAGGACCAGGCTGTATAGCTGTTTTTATTAACAAAAAAGAAATTGGTGATGAAATAGACGTTTTTGAAAACTAA
- a CDS encoding IreB family regulatory phosphoprotein — MRNEDNNINKTVMFEPQKEDSKSIKEILEAVYNLLEEKGYKPVNQIIGYILSDDPTYITSHGNARNIIRQIDRDDLLEELLEFYLKENKIK; from the coding sequence ATGAGAAACGAAGATAATAATATTAACAAAACGGTAATGTTTGAACCACAAAAAGAAGATTCAAAATCTATTAAAGAAATATTAGAAGCTGTTTATAATTTATTAGAAGAAAAAGGTTATAAGCCTGTAAATCAAATTATTGGGTATATACTATCAGATGATCCAACATATATTACAAGTCATGGAAATGCTAGAAATATTATTAGACAAATTGATAGAGACGATTTACTTGAGGAACTATTAGAATTTTATTTGAAAGAGAATAAAATAAAATAG
- a CDS encoding YdbC family protein, with protein sequence MAEFKFEIVENLGILSENAKGWRKELNLVSWSEREPKYDIREWNPDHTRMSKGVTFTKDELMILQELLKEELE encoded by the coding sequence ATGGCAGAATTTAAATTTGAAATTGTAGAAAATTTAGGCATTCTTTCTGAAAATGCAAAAGGATGGAGAAAAGAGCTTAATTTAGTTAGTTGGAGTGAAAGAGAACCTAAGTATGATATAAGGGAATGGAACCCAGATCATACTAGAATGAGTAAAGGTGTTACTTTTACAAAAGACGAACTAATGATATTGCAAGAACTATTGAAAGAAGAATTGGAATAA
- a CDS encoding RrF2 family transcriptional regulator: MRLSTRGRYGLHAMYVLGKNYGLDPIPLSEISKMTGLSNSYLEQLIRRLKKNGLVSSVRGSQGGYFLTRNPKDISIGEILIALEDFFGTTECSTDEGYCSKQGYCPARGVWIEISKELITKANSMNLAEMVAGKYMR, translated from the coding sequence ATGAGACTTTCAACACGAGGAAGGTATGGACTTCATGCTATGTATGTATTGGGAAAAAACTATGGTTTAGATCCAATTCCTTTAAGTGAAATTTCTAAAATGACAGGATTATCAAATAGTTATCTGGAACAATTGATTAGACGATTAAAGAAAAATGGTTTAGTGAGTAGTGTTAGAGGATCACAAGGAGGATATTTTTTAACTAGAAATCCCAAAGATATTAGTATTGGAGAAATATTAATAGCATTGGAAGATTTTTTTGGTACAACTGAATGTTCTACTGACGAAGGTTATTGTTCTAAGCAAGGATATTGTCCGGCAAGAGGAGTTTGGATTGAAATTTCCAAAGAGCTAATTACTAAAGCCAATTCAATGAATTTAGCTGAAATGGTAGCTGGTAAATACATGAGATAA
- a CDS encoding AI-2E family transporter, producing MPFNVRETLINVIFILLTILIALGIYYLINIGNTKVSLKNRLRLDQSYIKRVTIYILIILAVLYIFTKFPIIGSTIITIIIALVVAYLINPLVKNLEKKGLKRSYAILLVYFLVILLFAIIIILIMPKLSEQLKRLLYSLPSFFEDLFNSAYKFLKENFSENETVQNLITEAKATFTNSISSFQGKLIEGISNVGERVSGIASGLVRIVLIPIFSFYFLMDKEKYIAGFKRTIPEKHRKNIISLLKDIDKVNSQFVRGRLLMALAVGVLTAIFLFIMRIEYALVVGIITCIADIIPYVGPALGFIPAVLIAFFDSPIKALFVAVVFLLIQWVENNILAPKILGTTIGLNPMLILLCLLIGAGMFGVPGMIFSVPVVATVKVVINHYKNDVKNFFVKDENEEDNI from the coding sequence ATGCCGTTTAACGTTAGAGAAACATTAATAAATGTTATATTTATTTTACTAACAATTTTAATTGCTTTAGGTATTTATTATTTAATTAATATTGGAAACACTAAAGTTAGTTTAAAAAATAGATTAAGACTAGATCAAAGCTATATAAAAAGAGTAACTATATATATACTAATAATATTAGCGGTCTTATATATATTTACAAAGTTTCCTATAATAGGAAGTACTATTATAACTATTATAATTGCTTTAGTTGTAGCATATTTAATAAATCCTTTAGTAAAAAATTTAGAAAAAAAAGGATTAAAAAGATCATATGCAATTTTACTCGTATATTTTTTAGTAATACTGTTATTTGCTATAATTATTATATTGATAATGCCTAAATTAAGTGAGCAATTAAAGAGGCTATTATATTCTTTACCATCATTTTTTGAGGATTTGTTTAATTCTGCATATAAGTTTTTAAAAGAAAATTTTAGCGAAAATGAAACTGTTCAAAATTTAATTACAGAGGCAAAAGCTACGTTTACCAATAGTATTTCAAGCTTTCAAGGGAAATTAATTGAAGGCATTTCAAATGTTGGTGAAAGAGTTAGTGGTATAGCAAGTGGTTTAGTAAGAATTGTTCTTATACCTATTTTTTCTTTTTATTTTTTAATGGACAAAGAAAAATACATTGCAGGATTTAAAAGAACAATTCCAGAAAAACACAGGAAAAATATAATATCATTATTAAAAGACATAGACAAGGTAAATTCACAATTTGTTCGAGGACGTTTATTAATGGCTTTAGCAGTAGGTGTTCTAACAGCTATATTTTTATTTATTATGAGGATTGAATACGCACTTGTAGTTGGTATTATAACCTGTATAGCAGATATTATACCGTATGTTGGTCCTGCCTTAGGTTTTATTCCAGCAGTGCTTATAGCCTTTTTTGATAGTCCTATAAAAGCATTGTTTGTTGCAGTGGTATTTTTACTTATTCAATGGGTGGAAAATAATATTCTGGCTCCTAAAATTTTAGGCACTACTATAGGACTTAATCCAATGCTAATATTATTATGTCTGTTAATTGGAGCAGGGATGTTTGGCGTTCCAGGAATGATTTTTTCAGTACCTGTTGTAGCAACTGTTAAAGTGGTTATTAATCATTATAAAAATGACGTAAAGAATTTTTTTGTAAAAGATGAAAATGAAGAAGATAATATATAA